The following are from one region of the Girardinichthys multiradiatus isolate DD_20200921_A chromosome 9, DD_fGirMul_XY1, whole genome shotgun sequence genome:
- the rasl11b gene encoding ras-like protein family member 11B, translating to MRLIQNMSTIAECTALEYSVPNRVIKIAVVGGSGVGKTALVVRFLTKRFIGDYERNAGNLYSREVQVDGDQVTIQVQDTPGAEMTDNGISLPDHVTCSIQWADAVVLVYSVTDRRSFELIDQLHQLVIRTGAISVPPVILLANKADLLHMRRVDSEQGPVLAGTLGCSFYEVSASEDYNQVHGAFHRLCCQLSKQQQPPPPAAIAAAEKRRSPLIPRPKSPNMQDLKRRFKQALSAKVRTVTSV from the exons ATGCGGCTCATTCAGAACATGTCGACCATTGCGGAGTGTACCGCGCTTGAATACTCCGTCCCGAACCGGGTCATTAAAATAGCTGTTGTTGGAGGCAGCGGAGTGGGGAAAACAG CGCTGGTGGTGAGATTCTTAACGAAGCGCTTCATTGGAGACTATGAGCGAAACGCAG GTAATCTGTACTCCAGAGAAGTCCAGGTGGATGGAGATCAGGTTACCATCCAGGTCCAGGACACTCCTGGTGCAGAG atGACTGATAATGGTATCAGTCTCCCCGACCATGTGACGTGCTCCATCCAGTGGGCCGACGCCGTGGTGCTGGTGTATTCTGTGACAGACCGCCGTAGCTTTGAGCTGATTGATCAGCTGCACCAGCTGGTCATTCGTACCGGCGCCATCAGTGTTCCCCCGGTGATCCTGCTAGCCAACAAGGCCGACCTCCTGCACATGAGGCGCGTTGACTCCGAGCAGGGCCCCGTGCTGGCGGGAACTCTGGGCTGCTCCTTCTATGAGGTCTCCGCCAGCGAAGACTACAACCAGGTGCATGGAGCTTTCCACAGACTGTGTTGCCAGCTCTCCAAGCAGCAGCAACCGCCGCCTCCCGCTGCCATCGCCGCCGCTGAAAAGAGGCGCTCGCCCCTCATCCCCCGGCCAAAGTCTCCCAACATGCAAGATCTGAAGAGACGTTTCAAACAGGCGCTGTCTGCAAAAGTCAGGACAGTGACCTCAGTGTGA